TACCGCTTTGCCAGGAACAGGAATCGACTTATTTGTCGGTATTGGAGGTGCTCCAGAAGGTGTTATCTCTGCAGCAGCATTAAAGTGTCTTGGCGGAGAAATGCAAGCGCGCTTAGTTCCAATGAATGAGGAAGAAGAGGCGCGTTGCCGTAAAATGGGACTAGAAGACCCTCGTCAACTTCTTATGTTAGAAGACTTAGTATCTGGCGAAGATGCAATCTTCTCAGCAACAGGGGTATCTGCTGGCGAGTTATTAGATGGTGTGAAATTCCTCGGCGGTGATTTAGCAGAAACATATTCTATCGTTATGCGTTATAAAACAAGAACGGTACGCTTTATTAAAACACATCACCATTTAGACCATAAGCCCCATTTAAACTTAGATATTTAAAAAGGAGCGTGCATGCAAGGTATGGAAGAACGTTTCTTTCTGTACGACGATACAGTCGCTACAAAAACTCGTTTCGTTAGCTTTATGGGAGAAAATGAACGCCATGATTTAGCGCTTTTATACTCCGATCGTCATTATGGCAAAACAATTGTCCTTGATATGCAGCGTAATAAATTCGCTATCATTGGAACCGACGATTTAAACGAACCAGGCTACTTAGAGCATGCTTTTTCTGTCTCTGAAGAAATTGCCGAAGAACTGCGCTCATTCTTATTTGAATTGATTTAATTTGAATAAAGAACCCCTCTTACTATATGTGTAAGAGGGGTTCTTTTATTTCTTTACTTTTCGTAATACAAAGTATGCACAACCAAAGTTACAATATTCGTATAGATACTCCGATACTGTGCTAATTTTCGTATCATATGTCGCACGTTGGTTACTATCATCAAAAAAGCCGCGCAATCTCAGTTGATCGTACCCCCAGTCACCAACGATATAATCATATTTATTTAAAATTTCTGCATAGCGCTCTTTAAATGCTTCTTCACGAAAACCGTCACGATAGTCTTGAATTACTTCGTATTGAACATTATTAATGCTCACCGTAGCATGAATCTCTTGCTTTTGCTCCATCATTAACTCCCTTTCTAAGCATTCTTCTTTTTATCGTATCACAAAGGCTTACAACCAACAATTTCAAATACAAAAAATTGAAAAGTAGTAAATGCTATAAAGAAGGAGGTGATACATCATGAAAAGACAAATGTTTCTTTCGTTTCTCACCCTTTCTTTATTTGCAGGATGCCAAGTAGCAAATAAAGCTGAAATGGAACGTGAGGAGGGAAGCCGTATTCTTGTTTCCGATAAAAATGACATGTATCATTCAGAAAATACAAATACAAAACTTACAAGAGTTGGCTATTCTTCTAAACAAAAGCATGAAGTATCCAACAATCAGGTAGGTAGTATAAATCGGGAGAAAGTCGCTGAAATGATTACAAGTATGGCTGTGAAACTTCCCGACGTAACAAATGCTGCTACACTTGTAACTGACGATGAAGTATTCGTTGTATATCGTGCAAACACAACTAATCATAAGCTTGTGACAGATCAAGTATACCGAACAGCTTTGTCCGTCGTTCCTCGCTATTATAAAGCATATGTCTCAACAGACCAAAAGTTGATTTCTCAAATTCAAGGACTTCAATCTGGTCAATTAAACGATACTGAATATGAACAAAGTATTACTATGTTAAAGCGTGAAATGAGCAAAAATCCACATTTAAACAATACACAAAATGAGACATTAAATGATATGATTAAAAAATAAAAATAGAGGATGCCTATCTTTAGGCATCCTCTATTTTTATTTTTTCGGATGACGATTTGCATATATTGCCATAGCATCGCACATAAACTGAGCCAACCCTTTTCCAAATTGATCAATGTTTTTCGTAAAACGTTCATCATCTACATACATTTTCCCTAAACCTTTAAACGCCTCTAATGAATAATGGCCAAAGCTTTGTAAATAATCATACCACTCTTGAATTGCTTCTTGTGCTTCTTTTGAATCGGGTGCATGATGCCGAAGAGTAGCAAGCTTTCGGTATATATGATTCAACTCTTCCTGCTTTTCTTTAGACATACTAGCAGCCGCTTTATTCGCCTTATCAACCGCTTCATCTCCCCATCGTTCTCGTGCTTCTTGTTCATATGGGTTATGACTGAAATCAAATCCTTCAAATTTCTCTTTATTCGTCATTTGAATCTCTCCTTTTTCATGCTTTATTGTTTTCTCAATCGTCGCAATCATCTTATCTAACCGCTTACGTTTTTCAAGCAGCATTTTCCGATGCAACTGAAGCGCTTCCTCTCGGTCAAATGACGGACTCATGATAATTTCCTTAATCTTCTTTAAAGGGAAGCCAAGCTCTTTAAAAAATAAAATTTGCTGGAGTGTTTCTAAGTTTTTGTTGGAATATAGGCGATATCCTGATTCTGTTACCTCATCTGGAATTAATAGTCCAATTTCATCATAATGATGAAGTGTGCGCACACTAATACCTACTAAATCAGCTACTTCTTTTACTCTCATTGTCATTGATCTTGCCTCCCTTAGCTTCTACAATAAAGTATCACGCAACGTGAGAGTCAACCAAAAATTCATCTTTTTTATGTTAAAAATGGAGACTACTCCACATTCCAGAAAAATTCAGGCATAATATAAGTGTATATATATTAGAAAGCGGTGAAATTTATGGTTTCAAATACTGTCATTACCAGCATCATTATTCAACTTGTTCTTTCGATTTTCGTGCCTATTATTGTTTTTATCTATTTGCGAAAAAAATATCGTATAAACTGGAAAGTAGTTGGGGTAGGTATTCTCGTCTTTATCGGATTCGCTCAAATTCTTGAAACACCTCTTCATGTATTCATGCTAGGAAATCCGACAACCTCTAAAATATTAGAAAATCCATTTCTATATGCACTCTATGGTGGATTTGCCGCTGGTATCTTTGAGGAAGTAGGACGCTTTATCGCCTTCTTTTTCCTATTAAAGAAATACCAAGAATATAAAGACGGCTTTGCCTACGGAATCGGTCATGGAGGGATTGAATCCATCTTAATTGGAGGACTTGCTGGGCTTCAAGCTCTTATTTTTGCTACTTCTATTAATAATGGTAGCTTTGCACAACTCATTGAAAAAACACCTCAACTGAGTCAAGTACAGGATGCCTTACTTTCTGCTCCTTCGTATCTATATTTACTCGGCGGGGTAGAAAGAATGATGGCACTCGTTCTACAAATTTCCTTTACAATGCTTGTGTTGTATGGTGTAAAACAGAAAAAATATATTTTCATCATATATGCTGTACTGTTTCATGCACTCGTTGATTTCTTTGCAGCTCTTTATCAAAAACAAGTGCTGAATATATTTGTTACAGAAAGTATCTTCTTTATTTTTACTATTTTTGCATTCATTCTAATTCGAAACATGAGAGAAAAACTAACAACGGAACCTTCCAAAAGCTAAGCGAAAATGCTTAGCTTTTTTTGAATAGAGGAATTTTTCTTCCGTTTGTCGAAGTTATGTAGGGTCAACTTGAAAAGTGAGGGATGAAATTTGAAGAAGTTAATTGTAATCCGGCACTGCTCTGCAACAGGACAAAGTCGTGATGCAATGCTCACAATTGAAGGCGAAAAGCAAGCATCTGCCCTTGCTGAATTTCTTATGACAAGTCGCTTACAAATCGATTCCATTATTTCGAGCCCTTTTAAAAGAGCAATTCAGTCCATTACACCATTTGCATCACTAGTGAACCTACAAATGAGCAAGATGAACGCTTAGCCAAACGTATACTGAGTAATAGGCCCATGAA
The window above is part of the Bacillus cytotoxicus NVH 391-98 genome. Proteins encoded here:
- a CDS encoding DUF3055 domain-containing protein; translation: MEERFFLYDDTVATKTRFVSFMGENERHDLALLYSDRHYGKTIVLDMQRNKFAIIGTDDLNEPGYLEHAFSVSEEIAEELRSFLFELI
- a CDS encoding YutD family protein; its protein translation is MEQKQEIHATVSINNVQYEVIQDYRDGFREEAFKERYAEILNKYDYIVGDWGYDQLRLRGFFDDSNQRATYDTKISTVSEYLYEYCNFGCAYFVLRKVKK
- a CDS encoding YhcN/YlaJ family sporulation lipoprotein, whose protein sequence is MKRQMFLSFLTLSLFAGCQVANKAEMEREEGSRILVSDKNDMYHSENTNTKLTRVGYSSKQKHEVSNNQVGSINREKVAEMITSMAVKLPDVTNAATLVTDDEVFVVYRANTTNHKLVTDQVYRTALSVVPRYYKAYVSTDQKLISQIQGLQSGQLNDTEYEQSITMLKREMSKNPHLNNTQNETLNDMIKK
- a CDS encoding MerR family transcriptional regulator yields the protein MTMRVKEVADLVGISVRTLHHYDEIGLLIPDEVTESGYRLYSNKNLETLQQILFFKELGFPLKKIKEIIMSPSFDREEALQLHRKMLLEKRKRLDKMIATIEKTIKHEKGEIQMTNKEKFEGFDFSHNPYEQEARERWGDEAVDKANKAAASMSKEKQEELNHIYRKLATLRHHAPDSKEAQEAIQEWYDYLQSFGHYSLEAFKGLGKMYVDDERFTKNIDQFGKGLAQFMCDAMAIYANRHPKK
- a CDS encoding YhfC family intramembrane metalloprotease, translated to MVSNTVITSIIIQLVLSIFVPIIVFIYLRKKYRINWKVVGVGILVFIGFAQILETPLHVFMLGNPTTSKILENPFLYALYGGFAAGIFEEVGRFIAFFFLLKKYQEYKDGFAYGIGHGGIESILIGGLAGLQALIFATSINNGSFAQLIEKTPQLSQVQDALLSAPSYLYLLGGVERMMALVLQISFTMLVLYGVKQKKYIFIIYAVLFHALVDFFAALYQKQVLNIFVTESIFFIFTIFAFILIRNMREKLTTEPSKS